Proteins encoded together in one Telopea speciosissima isolate NSW1024214 ecotype Mountain lineage chromosome 6, Tspe_v1, whole genome shotgun sequence window:
- the LOC122665994 gene encoding protein RGF1 INDUCIBLE TRANSCRIPTION FACTOR 1-like: protein MAPGEHREQFEPLIGIFCRENDVGLSSFPHWLEVLLGEKFFYPCLIHESTKKNEKNIFCLDCCISICPHCLFPHRSHRLLQIRRYVYHDVVRVEDIEKLINCNFVQSYTTNSAKVVFLNQRPQSRPFRGSGNVCTICDRSLQDPYLFCSLACKVHHLMRTEGGLSKYLYDCKFLPLPEGAKGESCDLDEGQLTPDSVLESPGSLGTSSGSSASCGAVGCKTLACTATTEFVKKKRSSISAQRTPYRPTCLRVSEISISLNRRKSLPHRSPLY from the exons ATGGCCCCAGGTGAACATAGAGAACAATTTGAACCTTTGATTGGAATTTTTTGTAGGGAAAATGAT GTGGGTCTATCCTCTTTTCCTCACTGGCTTGAAGTTCTTCTCGGAGAGAAATTCTTTTACCCTTGTTTGATTCATGAGTCCACTAAGAAGAATGAGAAAAACATATTTTGTTTGGATTGCTGCATCAGTATCTGTCCTCACTGCCTATTTCCTCATCGCTCTCACCGACTCTTACAG ATACGGAGGTACGTTTATCACGACGTGGTTCGAGTGGAGGATATTGAGAAATTAATCAACTGTAACTTCGTTCAA TCTTACACTACGAACAGCGCAAAAGTGGTGTTTTTGAATCAAAGGCCTCAATCTAGGCCTTTCAGAGGGTCCGGGAACGTCTGCACTATCTGTGATAGGAGCCTTCAAGACCCATATCTCTTCTGCTCTCTCGCGTGCAAG GTTCATCATTTGATGAGGACTGAAGGTGGGCTGTCGAAATATCTATACGACTGCAAATTTCTTCCTTTACCAGAAGGCGCTAAGGGAGAGAGCTGCGACCTCGACGAAGGCCAATTGACGCCTGACTCCGTCCTTGAATCGCCCGGATCTTTAGGCACTTCGTCCGGGTCAAGCGCAAGCTGTGGTGCAGTGGGTTGCAAGACCCTTGCATGCACTGCTACCACAgagtttgtgaagaagaaacgAAGCAGCATTTCAGCCCAACGGACACCTTATCGGCCGACATGCCTGCGCGTATCGGAAATCTCTATAAGCTTGAACCGACGAAAGAGCTTGCCCCACCGGTCGCCTCTATACTGA